One Suricata suricatta isolate VVHF042 chromosome X, meerkat_22Aug2017_6uvM2_HiC, whole genome shotgun sequence genomic region harbors:
- the BRS3 gene encoding bombesin receptor subtype-3, translating to MSQRELQSPNKTLIPITNDTESSSSAVPSDTTNKGRIGDNSPGIEALCAIYITYAVIISVGILGNAILIKVFFKMKSMQTVPNIFITSLAFGDLLLLLTCVPVDATHYLGDGWLFGRIGCKVLSFIRLTTVGVSVFTLTILSADRYKAVVKPLERQPSNAILKTCAKAGCIWIVSMIIALPEAIFSDVYDLQDPNKNVSLETCTSYPVSEKLMQEIHSLLCFLVFYIIPLSIISVYYSLIARTLYKSTLNMPTEEQSHAHKQIESRKRIAKTVLVLVALFALCWLPNHLLYLYHSFTYQTYVDPSAIHFIITIFSRVLAFSNSCVNPFALYWLSKTFQQHFKAQLFCCKAKVRGPSLADTPLNLAVVGRVPGAGSSQLSEISVTLFSGGSVRKEDDRV from the exons atgtctcaaaGAGAGCTTCAGTCACCTAATAAGACTTTAATTCCAATCACAAATGACACAGAATCATCAAGCTCTGCCGTTCCAAGTGATACCACAAATAAAGGACGGATCGGAGACAACTCTCCAGGAATAGAAGCGTTATGTGCCATCTACATCACTTATGCTGTGATCATTTCAGTGGGCATCCTTGGAAATGCTATTCTCATCAAAGTCTTTTTCAAGATGAAATCCATGCAAACAGttccaaatattttcatcaccagCCTGGCTTTCGGAGATCTGTTACTTCTGTTAACTTGTGTGCCGGTGGATGCAACACACTACCTTGGGGACGGGTGGCTGTTCGGAAGAATTGGCTGTAAGGTGCTTTCTTTCATCCGGCTCACTACTGTTGGTGTTTCAGTGTTCACGTTAACAATTCTCAGCGCTGACAG ATACAAGGCAGTTGTGAAGCCCCTAGAACGACAGCCCTCCAATGCTATCCTGAAGACCTGTGCCAAAGCTGGCTGTATCTGGATCGTGTCTATGATAATTGCTCTGCCAGAGGCAATATTTTCCGATGTGTATGATTTGCAAGATCCCAACAAAAATGTGTCCCTTGAAACGTGTACCTCCTATCCTGTTTCTGAGAAGCTCATGCAAGAGATACACTCTCTGCTGTGCTTCTTAGTGTTCTACATTATTCCACTCTCCATTATCTCTGTCTATTATTCTCTGATTGCTAGGACCCTTTACAAAAGCACCTTGAACATGCCGACTGAGGAACAAAGCCATGCCCACAAGCAG ATTGAATCCCGGAAGAGAATTGCCAAAACTGTCCTGGTGCTGGTGGCTCTGTTTGCTCTCTGCTGGTTGCCGAATCACCTCCTGTACCTCTACCATTCATTCACTTACCAAACCTACGTGGATCCCTCTGCCATTCattttattatcaccattttctcTCGGGTTCTGGCTTTCAGCAATTCTTGTGTAAACCCCTTCGCTCTTTACTGGCTGAGCAAAACCTTCCAGCAGCATTTCAAAGCTCAGCTATTCTGCTGCAAGGCGAAGGTGCGTGGCCCCTCTCTAGCTGATACCCCTCTTAACCTGGCAGTGGTGGGAAGGGTCCCAGGCGCTGGGAGCTCGCAGTTGTCTGAAATTAGTGTGACCTTGTTCTCTGGGGGTAGTGTGAGGAAGGAAGATGACAGAGTCTag